In Stigmatopora nigra isolate UIUO_SnigA chromosome 11, RoL_Snig_1.1, whole genome shotgun sequence, the following proteins share a genomic window:
- the cep120 gene encoding centrosomal protein of 120 kDa — MAPKSKQLFLVLSILEGRDFPKCPRLRLEVQASFDGEQLTTAPVEHLDQPQFSTDMAWEMDRQMLQQHRLQRTPIKLHCFAVDASGRKNVGYIVLDLRSVQDIPQDPRWYTLLSSKYTKKKPSLLLSMLLENVPDRAETPPSPTPLQQTQSEKLVAVLVPDQAYHQVGPEHQATDMFVLSVTVAFATKLEQLIPSTLKLSSEEPGFFFFYILLGNDITSKPFQNLLKPDFQPERASVRVRSSESILRTFLSRQPPLQIHLCYGTHSLGSADVPLARLAGLAGNLEEASTVEGVFVLGPPARSERTLLATPADLQPNVSVAVTLRREDAPAQLQTLSIKEGSKPKSWADNVPATEDQIASSTPIRNPPEISLLPPRAAFPPSRVHQQADNQQEALSRDQETLAHSKAHGDAGPSTFPVCAPKASIPPSAHHYCFSLDLCSLRQTGLTYTIAATLRYSYQFFGSTAPVMTSRPVELNRHMDVSLPHSYCAFDFATVPQQLQDTFLRVPLVLELWHQDASSLLIGRASLQLAQLLAGERSRHPVSVREAAWRQTHQDRVPFFSTLSSNEKVAELTYVVTLDDFGLANLKDIPVSDSAPNEPPAPRAESPALDVAPPAPPRETLEYRTALELELWKETQEDLFTDQLRKKELSHMQALAEEWMRRDHDREAWVKKKEMECSRLEEQLQKTLADLEKKEKNLMEAELKTQRLQRDLRSEHKLTQKEAEETSRRLQLECDHRTALERDKVRLMEEERTRLLKQITDWDNRYKQLEKDFHHFREQQNVRPEVRLQSEVNIMTLEKVELERKLDATTKSKLYYKQQWGRALKELASFKQLEQENAMIRLKKQQAELDAMRSRYMASEEKEAVRQERQELGDIRNQLNMLKQQEDLAPPPSAPVPSLTRDADEHLSRLLEERDTLLRTGVYGHDDRIIAELNRQISDAMADAT; from the exons GGTAGGAAAAACGTGGGCTACATCGTGCTGGACCTCAGATCCGTGCAGGATATCCCACAG GATCCTCGCTGGTACACGCTGCTGAGCAGCAAGTATACCAAGAAGAAGCCGTCGTTGCTCCTCAGCATGTTGCTGGAGAATGTCC CGGATCGGGCAGAAACCCCCCCAAGCCCCACCCCACTCCAACAGACCCAATCGGAAAAGCTGGTGGCAGTTCTGGTGCCTGACCAAGCTTACCATCAGGTGGGACCTGAACACCAAGCCACCGACATGTTCGTGCTATCCGTCACGGTGGCGTTTGCCACCAAACTGGAACAG TTGATACCCAGCACACTAAAGCTGTCATCAGAAGAGCCaggattcttcttcttctacatcCTGCTGGGCAACGACATTACCAGCAAGCCCTTCCAAAACCTCCTGAAGCCGGACTTCCAACCCGAGCGCGCCTCTGTGCGTGTCCGTAGCAGCGAAAGCATCTTGCGCACCTTCTTGTCGAGGCAGCCACCTCTGCAGATCCACCTTTGCTACGGCACCCACTCGCTCGGCAGTGCCGACGTGCCCCTCGCCAGGCTGGCCGGGCTCGCCGGGAACCTCGAGGAGGCATCCACGGTCGAAGGCGTCTTCGTGTTGGGGCCGCCCGCCCGCTCGGAGCGCACGCTACTGGCGACGCCCGCCGACCTGCAGCCGAATGTCAGCGTGGCTGTCACGCTACGTCGTGAAGATGCTCCGGCGCAGCTACAG ACTCTGTCCATCAAAGAAGGAAGTAAGCCTAAGTCCTGGGCTGACAACGTTCCTGCCACCGAGGATCAAATTGCCAGTTCAACTCCGATCCGAAACCCTCCTGAAATTTCCCTGTTGCCTCCTCGGGCTGCTTTTCCTCCCTCGCGTGTCCACCAGCAGGCAGATAACCAACAGGAGGCGCTATCCCGCG ACCAAGAAACGCTGGCCCACAGTAAGGCCCACGGAGACGCCGGCCCGTCCACCTTCCCCGTCTGCGCTCCCAAAGCGTCCATTCCGCCGTCTGCGCACCACTACTGTTTCTCTTTAGACCTCTGCAGTCTCAGGCAGACTGGACTCACTTACACCATTGCAGCCACACTCAG GTACTCGTACCAGTTTTTCGGTAGTACAGCCCCAGTGATGACCAGTCGACCTGTAGAGCTGAACAGGCACATGGATGTGTCTTTACCGCACTCGTACTGTGCATTCGATTTTGCCACTGTGCCCCAGCAACTGCAAGACACTTTCCTTAG AGTTCCTCTGGTGTTGGAGCTGTGGCACCAAGACGCTAGCAGTCTCCTGATTGGTCGAGCTTCACTGCAGCTGGCCCAACTCCTCGCCGGCGAGAGGAGCCGACACCCGGTCAGTGTCAGGGAAGCTGCCTGGCGCCAAACGCACCAAGACCGAGTTCCCTTTTTCTCCACTCTCAG TTCTAATGAGAAAGTGGCAGAGTTGACCTACGTGGTCACGTTAGACGACTTTGGACTCGCTAACCTGAAGGATATCCCCGTCTCCGACTCAGCTCCAAATGAACCCCCGGCTCCTCGAGCGGAATCTCCCGCCCTCGACGTGGCTCCACCTGCACCTCCACGGGAAACCCTGGAGTACCGAACTGCTTTGGAGCTAGAGTTGTGGAAGGAGACTCAGGAGGATCTATTCACTGATCAG ctgcGGAAGAAAGAGCTTAGTCACATGCAGGCTCTGGCGGAGGAATGGATGCGACGGGACCATGACAGGGAAGCCTGGGTGAAAAAGAAG GAGATGGAGTGCAGTCGTTTAGAGGAACAACTTCAGAAGACTCTTGCTGATctggaaaagaaagagaaaaatttGATGGAAGCTGAGCTAAAG ACCCAAAGGCTGCAGCGAGACCTCCGTTCTGAGCACAAGCTGACCCAAAAGGAAGCGGAAGAAACGAGCAGGAGGCTGCAACTAGAATGTGACCATCGCACGGCGTTGGAACGGGACAAAGTGCGCCTGATGGAGGAGGAGAGAACGCGGCTGCTCAAACAG ATCACTGATTGGGACAACCGCTACAAGCAACTAGAGAAAGACTTCCATCACTTCAGGGAACAACAGAACGTCAGACCCGAAGTCCGCTTGCAGTCCGAGGTCAACATCATGACTCTGGAGAAG GTGGAACTGGAGCGGAAGCTTGATGCCACTACTAAGTCTAAACTTTACTACAAGCAGCAATGGGGACGCGCACTTAAAGAACTGGCTTCCTTCAAACAG ctCGAGCAGGAAAACGCCATGATACGTTTGAAGAAGCAGCAAGCTGAGTTGGACGCTATGCGGTCACGCTACATGGCCAGCGAGGAGAAGGAGGCAGTCCGACAAGAGAGACAGGAACTTGGAGACATCAGAAATCAACTAAACAT GCTGAAGCAGCAGGAAGACCTGGCCCCACCTCCCTCGGCGCCGGTCCCCAGTTTGACACGTGATGCCGACGAGCACCTGAGCCGCCTTTTGGAGGAGCGTGACACGCTCCTGCGGACCGGAGTCTACGGACACGACGACCGCATCATCGCCGAGCTCAACCGGCAGATCAGCGACGCCATGGCGGACGCCACCTGA